One stretch of Plasmodium yoelii strain 17X genome assembly, chromosome: 5 DNA includes these proteins:
- a CDS encoding fam-a protein, with product MNKKTLATELVPKKDTKHKLKIHIPFKLKKIYTTNDNSEEIYEKNKHLLYTNPEETINAEKLMKEAVTHLEQHAKSKDGYKLYGRYFPYQMYFYKKKHQDHTDVEKIQYIIDNQKKYNALINRFWDPDCDNFLYKGLVKRKIARVYSPNLVMIQQRSKKWPWSHEKYFYALVAKFKISETKTIIVMTSANINDHNSKNEKSFQNTIIENANLFKTDIDSEDDIRNGELQKMFVNLNGYIIEKKKKHIYISYVDSNEHGSI from the exons ATGAATAAGAAAACCCTTGCAACTGAGCTTGTTCCAAAAAAAGATACAAAacacaaattaaaaatacatataccattcaaattaaaaaaaatttatactaC cAATGATAATTCagaagaaatatatgaaaaaaacaagcACCTATTATATACCAATCCCGAAGAAACTATAAATGCAGAAAAACTTATGAAAGAAGCTGTAACGCATTTAGAACAGCATGCTAAAAGTAAAGATggttataaattatatggtAGATATTTTCCTTACCagatgtatttttataaaaaaaaacatcaaGACCATACAGATGTTGAAAAAAttcaatatataattgataaTCAAAAAAAG TATAATGCATTAATAAACAGGTTTTGGGATCCAGATTGtgacaattttttatataaaggCTTGGTTAAAA GAAAAATTGCCCGTGTGTACAGTCCCAATTTAGTAATGATACAGCAACGTTCCAAAAAATGGCCATGGTCTCAtgagaaatatttttatgctttaGTTGCAAAATTTAAA ataTCAGAAACCAAAACTATAATTGTCATGACTTcagcaaatataaatgatcacAACAGTAAAAATGAGAAATCCTTTCAAAATACAATAATAGAAAATGCAAATTTATTCAAAACTGACATTGATTCTGAAGATGATATTAGAAATGGAgaattacaaaaaatgttTGTTAACTTAAATGGATacattattgaaaaaaaaaaaaaacatatttatatatcctATGTCGACTCT aaTGAACATGGTTCCATTTAA
- a CDS encoding fam-a protein: MSKGYIKIIFSFLISSVYMSNKILASEGDSYIEALRRLIRSPNTSTPLNDYLEGTSERPFNLYIGHKESKIAEQLMDEAELLLQYHAASTNYYKLYHKHDENSIEYSKKHGNTTIYKFNHKIKYPNKYNDIIDMLWNPHVKYFGNQIVKEKIVCEYSPNLMMILHRYKNDAISFHGYYYALAKKVQVSDDTTIIVYASSDINDYNRVDERKYTNTIVESANLFRPRICSEKDIINGELTKMFVNLSGFIIQKKTDCVDITYVDSININTPMFEELLIGIVHSSQILNILRLTTIISMK; the protein is encoded by the exons ATGAGTAAaggatatattaaaataattttttcttttttgatATCATCCGTATATATGAGCAATAAAATCCTTGCAAGTGAGGGTGATTCATATATTGAAGCTTTACGAAGATTGATTAGATCACCTAACAC GTCTACTCCCCTCAATGATTATTTAGAAGGAACAAGTGAACGACCATTCAACTTATATATTGGTCATAAAGAATCTAAAATAGCAGAGCAACTTATGGACGAAGCTGAATTGTTATTACAATACCATGCTGCAAGTACGAATTATTACAAATTATATCATAAACACGATGAGAACTCAATTGAATATTCTAAGAAACATGGAAATACAaccatttataaatttaatcaTAAAATCAAATATCCAAATAAG tataatgatataatagACATGCTATGGAATCCGCATGTCAAATATTTTGGTAATCAAATTGTTAAAG aaaaaattgtATGTGAATACTCTCCAAATTTAATGATGATTCTTCATCGTTACAAGAATGATGCTATATCGTTCCATGGATATTACTATGCTTTAGCCAAAAAAGTTCAA GTATCAGACGACACAACTATAATTGTCTATGCATCATCTGATATAAATGACTACAACCGTGTAGATGaaagaaaatatacaaatactATTGTAGAAAGTGCAAACTTATTCAGACCAAGGATTTGTTCGGAAAAGGATATTATAAATGGAGAATTGACAAAAATGTTTGTTAACTTATCTGGAtttataattcaaaaaaaaaccGATTGCGTTGATATTACCTATGTCGACTCT ATTAATATTAATACCCCTATGTTTGAAGAATTATTAATTGGAATAGTTCACTCATCACAAATACTAAATATTCTGAGATTAACCACCATAATTTCCATGAAATAA